The DNA region TTTACCAAATTGTGATTGATACACCAGATctataagaaaggaaaaaaaaagtggAAATTGGGAAAACTATTAGCCATGCCATATTATCTAGGGGCTTAGTTCCATGGATGTTTTGGGGCAGGGTGGGACTTTGATTCATAAACATGTATGAAAACACTAATGTCATGTAACACAAAATGACTAGAATACCTCTTTGGTGTGGCAAATTCAAGTTTTGTGACACAAAAACAACTTTGCAATAATACCATTTAGCTAAACCACATTCAGCAACATAGACAGACTTTCATCTAGGATTATCATATTGTTTTTGTTCAATTCATTGATCTAAACTGATCATATATTCCTATCTTAATCTCATCCAAGCCTTTTGCTACAGCACAACCTGTTGTTGATGGAATATTGTGGATCTGAGTTTGGCCAGTTTCATCTTTGGGGCATAATCCATTCCATAGGGAAATATGTCGGGTAGGTTTCTCTAGAATTTTTTTCCCCCTGACTTAGATTTATTTTCATCTAGCTTCTATGAAATTCTAGTTCTAATTCATTTCCCGCTTGTTCAAGGTTAGGTGAGCAATAGGGTCCTTGCAAATGAGCCAACCTTCTGTAATTCTTGCCACGGCAAGCTATGATCACACTATCAGATTCTGGGAGGCCAAAAGTGGGCGCTGTTATCGCACCATTCAATACCCAGATTCTGTGAGTGCATCAATTCCTGGATGGGCCTATTGCATTTTTTCCTCCAAGAAGATAGAAGTTTGTCCTGAGTTCTTTCAATGTCCAAAAATTGACTTCTGTCACTGGCCGTACAGTATAAAAATGAATCATACTCTGTAAACTCTCATGTACCTGTAGACTCTTCGAACTATTCCTCTAACGGCATTTGCTTTTATGAACCATGATAATAATTCTTTTATCTGCAGCAGGTCAATAGGCTTGAGATAACACCTGACAAAAGATACTTAGCTGCTGCTGGCAATCCCAACATCCGCCTTTTCGATGTTAACTCTAATAGTCCACATCCAGTATGTCTACATGTTcaatgatgtttttttttttctatgctTTTATTTGTTTGACCTAAATTTTTCTCATGCTATCTGGTTTTAGGTTTCCAGCTATGAATCACATACTAATAACGTTATGGCAGTGGGTTTTCAATGTGATGGAAATTGGATGTATTCAGGGTCTGAAGATGGTACAGTGAAGATATGGGATTTGAGGTATGAAATGTCTTCTTTTGTGCATTTTGTCACTTACCCATTCATCTAGATGACTTCTGTTGCATCATTTGCCAATGCAATTTACTCTTGATCAGATCATGGAACTTTTGTATAAGATGCGGCTAGACTAATTCCTCGTGTACGCTGATGTTCATATAGATAGGTAGAACATAATAAGCTGTAGGTAAGGTTAAAAATATGGAGCTGTAGGCTATTGGGATGTTACTATCCAGTGAATTGTTTGCAGGCTCTTTGATCAAGTGTTATATTATACTTAATCTGTATACTGATAACCAAACTTCATCTCTCATTTATTTGTACCTTTTGTCAATACTTCAGAACTGCAACTTGCCAACGAGAATATGAAAGCCGTGCAGCGGTTAATACAGTCGTTCTGCACCCAAATCAAGTATTTTTGTATACTTTTGTTTCTTTTTACTGATCTGCACATATTCATGATTGATGCAACAGAAAAGTCTTTTATTTTTctgaaaatgtattttttttttatggcaCTGTTGTATCACCTGTTTTTTTTGTAGTTCCAGACTGTTACTCATTAATGTACTTATATTGTAGTCTTATTTTTGTTACCCATAATTGCTTGCATGCAACTCTGTTTCTAATGTTCAGGGCAGGAAGCCTGCTAAACAAAGTCATAGGATTAATCAACACCCTTATCATATTCAAAATGAAATGATATGAGGGATCCTGATGTATGACTGATCAAGGATTTTGTAGCGATGGCTAAGAATGTTTCTTAAATTCAAACCCTGGCCTAGGACCTTCCTGTTGCACAGTGCCTTCTCATGATAACAATATTTCATCAAATTGATAAGGATAAAGAGTTTCTCTATGTTTCCTACTATGCAAGTGCTATATATTTTAATATATCCTTACCATTCTATGACAAATATTGAATTTTCCCTTCAAATTATGGTAGTTTCTTTTGCCTCAAGATAAGATTATCAAATTTGAGTTTTTCTTTTAATTGGCAAGAAATCTGCACGTGTAATTTTGATCTCTTTCCAATGCCAGAGCACTATATTCTGAACTACCATAGTTCTTACTTTCTTACATAAGGAACTGGTGAACAAAAATGGAAGCATAAATGCGACAGATATTATTTATTACCTTAGTTTGGACTAGATCCACTAGTGATCCTAATAACTCTAGCACTTCTTATGACAAACTGTAGATATTAACTATGTCCAACTTGTCATAGaaagtcttccaaaaataaaaaaaataaaaaaataatggcAATGAAGATGGAAACATGGTACTAGTGAAGTGCATGAGCAGCTCTTTTAATCAACGAGATTTGATTATTCATTATTCTGGGAAATCAAATGCTCAGAATTGTCCTCTTTTTTGTTCGATTAGTTTGTAACTGATCCTCCTACCAATTTTGGAGCACTATTTTACAAACTATCAAGTTTAACTATCTTGCAGAAGGAACTAATATCTGGTGATCAAAATGGTAACATTAGAGTATGGGATCTCGCTGCAAATTCATGCAGCTGTGAGTTAGTAAGTACATTTGTTTTGTTATGAGATCTGATGAAAAAAAAAGTGTTCATATGTTGTGTTGAAATGCTGTTATTTAGTAATAATTTAAAAGGGATATGGCCCAGATTGACTAGCCCATATTACATGGCTGCAGGTTCCAGAGGTTGATACAGCTGTAAGGTCTCTGACTGTGATGTGGGATGGAAGCATGGTTGTTGCTGCAAATAATCATGGAACATGTTATGTCTGGCGCTTACTAAAAGGAACTCAGGTATcaagttttgtttgtttccttagTTGATATCATTTTTTGTCATTTCATTTACCAATCTGGGATTTCTTTTGTAGACAATGACCTACTTTGAACCACTGCATAAATTACAAGCACATAATGGCTATATCTTGAAGTGTCTGCTTTCTCCAGAATTTTGTGATCCCAATCGGTAACTACTAGTTGTCGTTACTCTGCTATTaacaatcaaataaatccatggtGGTTGATTATTATTTCTGTGATTGGATTCAATAATAGTATCCTCATTGAAATAGCTGCCTCATTTGCCAACAATCAATTTAAGCACCATTTCTGAAAGATTCATGATTTTAAATCTTGACATGTGATGTGCTATATTACTTTTAGGTATCTTGCTACTGCTGCATCTGATCACACTGTAAAAATATGGAATGTAGATGGCTTTACCTTGGAGAAGACTTTAACAGGCATGCAAACCTTTATCACCGTTGCTCAGTGGTATTACTTGGATTAACGTCTCATTTATACTCTGATAACATGATTAGGACATCAGCGCTGGGTATGGGATTGCGTTTTCTCTGTTGATGGTGCTTATCTGATAACAGGTGATGTAAATGACctacaatctttttttttttcattacatgctagttatgtgaatacaatgcAATAATATATATCATTACATGCAGCTTCATCCGATACAACTGCAAGACTTTGGTCGATGTCCACCGGAGAAACCGTCAGGGTCTACCAAGGTCATCACAAAGCAACAATCTGCTGTGCTCTTCATGACGGTGCTGAATCAACTCCGACCTGAGTAGTGTTTATTACTTAAAGTGGTGCTCTTCAGGATGGTATTTCTGTCTTTGTGAGTTTATTTAAGGAGTTTGAAGTCGACAACTATCCTAGGGACAATTTTTATGATACTTCATTCCCAGGCAACCAAGTTATGGTTACAGGATTACTTAGATCTTTCCCCATCAAGTCTTCTTCGACTCAATGTGGTTTAAGCTATCCGTTGGAAGACTTCTCATTGGGATCTTTAATGAGGATGATAAGCCATTCAATTTCACGACCAATGAGTTATTTTGCACCTAACACGAGGCGAAGAAATGCTGATAAACTTGTCACTGTAGATTATTTTGGCAAATGCATAAACTTCCCATCTAACTGGAAGGTTAAGGATGTATAATTGGTAGATAGACACACGCATACAGGTCATTTAAAAGGACACTAGCTTCTGTGGGTGTGGTGAGTAATAAAATATTCAGAGGAACAATTAAGAGGATAAATAGGATTGAAAGGTTGACTTCTGACTATCTGTAAAAAGAAAGATAAAATAAAGATTTACTTTTGTAGTGATATGAAAATTGGATTTTGAATTCTAAACAATCTAGGTAATTATTGAGATTGAGAATATAGACATTATGTTTAAATAGGAAATGCAATTGCTATTTCTTGGGAATAGAACAATACCAATAAATATTAGGCTCAAAATAGAACATAAAAGATAGATTACTACTTAAAAAGAATAAATAAGGACTAATTTTTAtaggtaaaaaaaaatcatacataacatttttttttatttgattagcTTGCATGACCTTTAATGACATGATTGCTATTTTTATGTGTGCATGAGTTTAAATTCATCAacttttttagtttatttttattatttttttccaagtaaaagTTCAGCCTAGACATCTATTAAAGGATATAATGGGAAGGTCAGGTTGATTCCCGTAATCAATTAAATCTATGTAACTTTAAGGAATAAATACTACCAATGCAAATTAACATGTTCATATATATCATTTTAATAAAAGGTaactaaacataaatttaaaaaattaataaacttaagcAATTCACCTTCAGAAATGACACAtgcacttttttttaaaaaaaaataaaaataaacaagaataataataataataatattttatatctcTTCTCCTACATGGATTTTAAACCTTGTCGATTTTATAAAAGTAAATACATTTTCAAAACCTGAACTTTACTCCTTTTGGAGGGAGCCGTTTTTTGGCTCTCTTATAGAACATTCAAATTCATGGTATGGAGAGTTTAGAAAGAAATCTTTGTATGCATGTATTCCTTCTAAATCTAGAAGGAAATCTAATAAGAACATTCCAATCAACACTGGCCAACTTTGTCACAAAATCTTCTCACTTGCCTGTTAAACTCTTCCACCCCTTTTCTTTCTATTTAACGACCAACACCCCCCTAAATCCTCCTCTCCCATCGGTACCGGGGCACGATGGCGACGGAGAACCGAGATGTAAAGGTGGCCTTGCGAGAgaggcatatcctcaaaatggaagaggagaagaagaaggtggagaATTTAAAAGAGGAGCTCCCCGAGTGCAACCGGTTGTTCATAAATGGTCGTTAATTTTTGTGTTCCATAGATCATTCCTCTTTTATCAAATGATTTCTTCCATTTGACTTCTGTTTTGGTCAAGCAGCTCTACAGTTCATGGAGAACAAGTTGGAGAAGTGCAGTGGCAAGAGATGCGTGCGCGTGTTCGGACGCATCATGTCTACTTCCGAGAAACTCGACGAGCCTGGCCACCGTACGAACGGATCGAGCTCGGTCTCAATGGAAGATGCCGGGCATGATCTGCCACCGACATCGCCGTTGCTGCCGAAGAAAGCGAGGCGGTATTGGACGGAGGAGCTGCACTGCCGGTTCCTCAAGGCCGTCGAGCAGCTCGGAGGCGCCCAGCGTTAGTGCAAGAAGCTTCACGCCCACGCCCTTCCTAATTTCAACCTCATTCAATTTTTATAGTTAGTTTTGTTTGTCACTCTCATCACTGGGCAGTTGCGACTCCGAAGCAGATCAAAGAGCAGATGGACGTGGAGGGCCTCACGAGCGACCAGGTGAGGAGCCATTTGCAGGTGAGTGTTGCGGCGGCCGGCGCGCCTTTTAACCCTCTTCTGTTGGTCGACGATTTTTAACGGGGAGTTGGCGCTTGTTCTTTGGCTCAGAAACACCGGCTGAGCATGCGCGAGAGGGCGGGGCTGAGCTTCCACCTGGAAGGAGGCGATGCGCGGGTTCAGCgcgaggaagatgaaggggaagaAAGGGGCTGAAGCCCGGCATTGGaacattaatttattattattattatttttgattttgaggttataaaaaaaaattagaatatgaaATAAAATGAGAAACTCTTGGCTCCGTAGATTTTTTTATTAATCGCTTTTTTACTCGATAAAAAGATTTTATGAAAAGAAACCAAAAGGAAGATATTTGAGCTTTGGCGAGATGATTGGCGAAGTCGATGGATGGGGAATGACACGCCGACACGTGTGCGAGAGCGAGTGTGAGTCAGAGACAAGCGGGGTGCCTATTTTAGAGTGTG from Zingiber officinale cultivar Zhangliang chromosome 4B, Zo_v1.1, whole genome shotgun sequence includes:
- the LOC121975237 gene encoding transcription factor HHO6-like yields the protein MATENRDVKVALRERHILKMEEEKKKVENLKEELPECNRLFINALQFMENKLEKCSGKRCVRVFGRIMSTSEKLDEPGHRTNGSSSVSMEDAGHDLPPTSPLLPKKARRYWTEELHCRFLKAVEQLGGAQLATPKQIKEQMDVEGLTSDQVRSHLQKHRLSMRERAGLSFHLEGGDARVQREEDEGEERG
- the LOC121975236 gene encoding target of rapamycin complex subunit LST8 isoform X1 — its product is MSQPSVILATASYDHTIRFWEAKSGRCYRTIQYPDSQVNRLEITPDKRYLAAAGNPNIRLFDVNSNSPHPVSSYESHTNNVMAVGFQCDGNWMYSGSEDGTVKIWDLRTATCQREYESRAAVNTVVLHPNQKELISGDQNGNIRVWDLAANSCSCELVPEVDTAVRSLTVMWDGSMVVAANNHGTCYVWRLLKGTQTMTYFEPLHKLQAHNGYILKCLLSPEFCDPNRYLATAASDHTVKIWNVDGFTLEKTLTGHQRWVWDCVFSVDGAYLITASSDTTARLWSMSTGETVRVYQGHHKATICCALHDGAESTPT
- the LOC121975236 gene encoding target of rapamycin complex subunit LST8 isoform X2, which produces MSQPSVILATASYDHTIRFWEAKSGRCYRTIQYPDSVNRLEITPDKRYLAAAGNPNIRLFDVNSNSPHPVSSYESHTNNVMAVGFQCDGNWMYSGSEDGTVKIWDLRTATCQREYESRAAVNTVVLHPNQKELISGDQNGNIRVWDLAANSCSCELVPEVDTAVRSLTVMWDGSMVVAANNHGTCYVWRLLKGTQTMTYFEPLHKLQAHNGYILKCLLSPEFCDPNRYLATAASDHTVKIWNVDGFTLEKTLTGHQRWVWDCVFSVDGAYLITASSDTTARLWSMSTGETVRVYQGHHKATICCALHDGAESTPT